A window of Aromatoleum bremense genomic DNA:
CCGCGCCGACCCAGTTGTTGTGCAGGAAAGCCCTGAAGCAGCGCGCACGGTCGCGGTGGCGGATCAGCGTGTAGTGGTAGATCGCGATCGCCGCTGCGACCGCGATCCCGCCGAAGAACCACGGCCCGCGCCCCGCCGCGACGCCGACGGCGGCGATCAGACCGAACGCGACCGTGTAGCACAGCATCACCGCGGCGACGTCGAAGCGGCCGAACGTGATCGCGGAAGTCTTGATGCCGATCTTCAGGTCATCGGGACGGTCGACCATCGCGTATTCGGTGTCGTACGCGATCGCCCAGAAGATGTTCGCGAGCAGCAGCAGCCACGCGAGCGCCGGCACTTCGCCCTGCACCGCGGCGAACCCCATCGGGATGCCGAAACCGAACGCGATGCCCAGGTAGGCTTGCGGGATCGCGAGGAAACGCTTCGTGTAGGGGTAGCTCACGGCGAGAAACAGCGCCGGCAGCGACAGCCACCGCACCAGCGGATCGAGCGGCAGGATCAGCACGAAGGACACCAGCGACAGCGCGGCGGCGAGCAGCAGCGCCTCGCGGATCGTCACCGCGCCGGTCGCCAGCGGCCGCGTCCGCGTGCGCTCGACGTGGCCGTCGAAGTCGCGGTCGGCGTAGTCGTTGATGACGCAGCCGGCCGAGCGCATCAGCGCCGTGCCGAGGACGAAGATCGCGACCACGTGCAGCGGCGGAAACCCGTCGGCGGCGAGCCACAACGCCCACAGCGTCGGCCACATCAGCAGCAGGATGCCGATCGGCTTGTCGAGACGCATCAGCCGCAGGTACAGCGGCAACCGGCCGGACAGCGTGGCGGGGGCAATCATCATGTCGGCAACTCCAGAATCGTGGGCAGGAACACTTCGCTGACCAGCAGCGTGCGGCCGCGCAGGCCGAACAGCGACCGGCGCGCCCACAGCGCGGGCGGCAGGCGGCGCGGCGCGACGGCGGCCGAAGCGCGATGATAGCGCGCGTCCCGGCGATCGAGACAGCTGCAGGCCAACGGCTGGCGGCGGATGCGCGGGTCGGCGAACAGCGCGGCGCCGAGCGGACGGGAGCCGAGCCCCTGGAACAGGATCCATGCTCCGCGCACGTTGTGCCGCGGCAGGATGCTGCGCGCGAACACTACCGGGACGCCGTCGGCGGCGAGCAACACTTCGCGCAGCCACGCGAGTTCGCCGCGGCGCAGCCCGAGCAGCGCGGCCTCGTCCGGGTGCGGGACGGCGAGGCGCTGGGCGAGCACCTCGACCGAAAACAGGCTGCAGCGACTGCGGATGCGCGCGGTCAGCGAACCTGGATCGGTGAGCCAGGGGCGCAGCTGCGGGAGCACCCGGGCGCGCGGCGGGCGTTCGAGCCAGGTTTCGGGGTGAGGTCGGATGCGCATGGAAAAGGACGCCGGCAGGACGCCGCGGGGCCACGCATGATACCGGGAACGGCAGGCCGGCCCAATCGCGGGACGTCGCGGGACGTCGCGGGACGTCGCGGGACGTCGCGGGACTTGGCGGCGGCGGCGGGACAGGGCGGGCGGCTGGCACCTCAGGCCCGCAGCAGCCCCTCGCGGCCGCCAAGCCAGCGCTCCATCACGCGCGCGGCTGTCTGCGGCGCTTCATCGAGCAGATGTTCGGCGAGCGAGCGTGCCGGCCCGAGCAGCTCCGCGTCGCGTTCGAGGTCGGCGTAGCGCAGCAGCGGCGTGCCGCTCTGGCGGGCACCGACGAATTCGCCCGGGCCGCGGATGTGCAGATCCTCGCGTGCGATCGCGAAGCCGTCGCTGTGTTCATAGATCACCTTCAGGCGCGCACGGCCGTTTTCCGACAGCGGCTGCGCGAACAGCAGGATGCACACGGACTCGGCGGTGCCGCGCCCGACGCGGCCGCGCAGCTGGTGCAGCTGCGCGAGACCGAAGCGCTCGGCGTGCTCGATGACCATCAGGCTCGCGTTCGGCACATCGACGCCGACTTCGATGACCGTCGTCGCGACCAGCAGATGCAGCTCGCCCGCAGCGAACGCGGCCATCGTCGCTGATTTTTCTTCGCCCTTGAGGCGCCCATGGACGAGGCCGATTCTCAGCTCCGGCAGCGCGGCGGTGAGGGTGTCGAACGTCTCGAGCGCGGTCTTCAGCTGCAGCGCCTCCGACTCCTCGATCAGCGGACACACCCAGTACGCCTGGCGCCCGGCCAGACACGCGTCGCGCACGCGGGCGACGACCTGGTCGCGGCGCAGGTCGGACACGAGCTTGGTGAGGATCGGCGTGCGCCCCGGCGGCAGCTCGTCGAGCACGGTGACGTCGAGATCGGCGTAGTAGCTCATCGCCAGCGTGCGCGGAATCGGCGTTGCCGACATCATCAGCATGTGCGGATGGCTGCCGCCCGCGCCCTTGTCGCGCAGCGCGAGGCGCTGGCGCACGCCGAAGCGGTGCTGCTCGTCGACGATCGCGAGGCCGAGCCGCGGCAGCAGCACCGGGTCCTCGATCAGCGCGTGGGTGCCGACCGCAAGCAGCACTTTGCCGCTCGCAAGACGCGCGAGCTCGGCGTCGCGTTCGCGCCTCCGGCGGCCGCCCGACAGCCACGCGATGTCGACGCCGAGCGGTTCGAGCCACGCGGCGAGTTTTTTCCAGTGCTGTTCGGCGAGGATCTCGGTGGGCGCCATCAGCACCGCCTGGAACCCGTTTTCGGCGGCCTGCAGCATCGCCAGCGCGGCGACGATCGTCTTGCCGCTGCCGACGTCGCCCTGCAGCAGGCGCTGCATCGGGTGTGGCACGGCGAGGTCGTGCGCGATCGCGGCGACCGCGCGGGCCTGCGCGCCGGTGAGACGGAACGGCAGCCGGGCGAGCAGCGCATCGCAGAGACGACCGGTGGCCTGCAGGGCCGGCGCGCGATGCGTGCGGCGGGCGTTGTACGCGCGGCGCAGCGACAGCTGCTGGACCAGCAGTTCCTCGAACTTGATGCGCCGCCACGCCGGGTGGTCGCGATCTTCGAGCGCGGCCGCGTCGACGTCCGGCGGCGGGTGGTGCAGCGTGCGCACCGCGTCGGCGAAGCCGGGCAGCCCGAGCCCGGCGAGCACCGCCTCGGGCAGGTACTCGTCGAGCGGGACGGCGTGCAGCGCGCGGGCGACGAGCTTGCGCAGCGCCGACTGCGCGAGCCCGGCGGTGGTCGGGTAAATCGGCGTCAGCGCCTGCGGCAGCGGCTCGCCGTCATCGACGGCATGCAGCCGCGGGTGCACCATCTCGTCGCCGAAGAAACCGCCGCGCACTTCACCGAACAGGCGCACGCGGCGGCCGGCGGCGATCTGCTTCTGCTGCGACGGGTAGAAATTGAGCCAGCGCGCGACGAGCATGCCGGACGCATCGCGAACGCGGGCGATGAGCTGGCGGCGCGGCCGCAGCACGATCTCGCTCGATACGACCTCGCCTTCGATCTGCACCGCGGTGCCGCCTCGCGCCGCAGCGATCGGCGTCACCCGGGTCTCGTCCTCGTAGCGCAGCGGCAGGTGCAACACCAGGTCCTGCGGCCGGCGCAGATCGAGCCTTGCGAGCCGGCCGGCCAGTTGCGGACCGACGCCGGCCCATCCGGCCAGCGCCGGTCGCGTTGCGGCATCAGGAGGCGACGGACCTTCGTGGATCAGCCAAGCACCAGTATCGCGTCGGCCTCGACGAGCGCGCCTTTCGGCAATTCCTTCACGCCGACCGCGGCCCGGGCCGGGTACGGTTCGGCGAAGTAGCGCGCCATCACTTCGTTCACCTTGGCGAAGTTCGCGAGGTCGGTGAGGTAGATCGTCAGCCGCGTCGCGTCGGCGAGCGAGCCGCCGGCCGCTTCGGCGACCGCCTTGAGGTTCTCGAACACGCGCACGGTCTGCGCTTCGAAGCCCTCGACCATCTGCATCGTCGCCGGGTCGAGGCCGATCTGGCCAGAGCAGTAGACGGTGCTGCCGGTCTTGACGGCCTGCGAATAGGTGCCGATCGCTGCGGGGGCGTTGGGGGTCGAAACGATGCTGCGGCTCATGGGCGGAATCCTTGAGTGGTGGGTGCCGGGCGACTCACAATGAGGCGATTGTAAGCCAGGTCGGCCGGAGGCCACATCATGAGCAGCTCGCAGCTTTCACGGATGCTTCCGCTCCTGCGCG
This region includes:
- the recG gene encoding ATP-dependent DNA helicase RecG, coding for MAGWAGVGPQLAGRLARLDLRRPQDLVLHLPLRYEDETRVTPIAAARGGTAVQIEGEVVSSEIVLRPRRQLIARVRDASGMLVARWLNFYPSQQKQIAAGRRVRLFGEVRGGFFGDEMVHPRLHAVDDGEPLPQALTPIYPTTAGLAQSALRKLVARALHAVPLDEYLPEAVLAGLGLPGFADAVRTLHHPPPDVDAAALEDRDHPAWRRIKFEELLVQQLSLRRAYNARRTHRAPALQATGRLCDALLARLPFRLTGAQARAVAAIAHDLAVPHPMQRLLQGDVGSGKTIVAALAMLQAAENGFQAVLMAPTEILAEQHWKKLAAWLEPLGVDIAWLSGGRRRRERDAELARLASGKVLLAVGTHALIEDPVLLPRLGLAIVDEQHRFGVRQRLALRDKGAGGSHPHMLMMSATPIPRTLAMSYYADLDVTVLDELPPGRTPILTKLVSDLRRDQVVARVRDACLAGRQAYWVCPLIEESEALQLKTALETFDTLTAALPELRIGLVHGRLKGEEKSATMAAFAAGELHLLVATTVIEVGVDVPNASLMVIEHAERFGLAQLHQLRGRVGRGTAESVCILLFAQPLSENGRARLKVIYEHSDGFAIAREDLHIRGPGEFVGARQSGTPLLRYADLERDAELLGPARSLAEHLLDEAPQTAARVMERWLGGREGLLRA
- the ubiA gene encoding 4-hydroxybenzoate octaprenyltransferase yields the protein MMIAPATLSGRLPLYLRLMRLDKPIGILLLMWPTLWALWLAADGFPPLHVVAIFVLGTALMRSAGCVINDYADRDFDGHVERTRTRPLATGAVTIREALLLAAALSLVSFVLILPLDPLVRWLSLPALFLAVSYPYTKRFLAIPQAYLGIAFGFGIPMGFAAVQGEVPALAWLLLLANIFWAIAYDTEYAMVDRPDDLKIGIKTSAITFGRFDVAAVMLCYTVAFGLIAAVGVAAGRGPWFFGGIAVAAAIAIYHYTLIRHRDRARCFRAFLHNNWVGAALFVALVIDYVAFPAA
- a CDS encoding chorismate--pyruvate lyase family protein, with the translated sequence MRIRPHPETWLERPPRARVLPQLRPWLTDPGSLTARIRSRCSLFSVEVLAQRLAVPHPDEAALLGLRRGELAWLREVLLAADGVPVVFARSILPRHNVRGAWILFQGLGSRPLGAALFADPRIRRQPLACSCLDRRDARYHRASAAVAPRRLPPALWARRSLFGLRGRTLLVSEVFLPTILELPT
- a CDS encoding RidA family protein, encoding MSRSIVSTPNAPAAIGTYSQAVKTGSTVYCSGQIGLDPATMQMVEGFEAQTVRVFENLKAVAEAAGGSLADATRLTIYLTDLANFAKVNEVMARYFAEPYPARAAVGVKELPKGALVEADAILVLG